A genomic window from Arvicola amphibius chromosome 5, mArvAmp1.2, whole genome shotgun sequence includes:
- the LOC119815241 gene encoding olfactory receptor 4F21-like, with protein sequence MDQLNYSMVSEFVLLGLSSSWETKIFLMLAFSALYLGIIVGNLFIVILVIADSHLHSPMYFLLANLSLNDVWVSSTTVPKMISDLLKEHRVISFCSCMTQMCFIHIMGGVEMVLLIAMAFDRYTAICKPLRYLSIMSPKICISFVIAGWVTGVVHALSQFSFVINLPFCGPNEVDSFYCDFPRIIQLACTDGGKFEFIIAANSGFMSMGTFFLLLLSYMFILITVWKRSSGDLSKALVTLSAHITVVVLFFTPCIFLYVWPFPTSAVDKYLFIADFAITPALNPVIYTLRNKDIWISIQRLYKRVGYDRFC encoded by the coding sequence ATGGATCAACTAAATTACTCCATGGTTTCTGAGTTTGTGCTTCTAGGACTATCTAGTTCTTGGGAAACTAAAATATTTCTCATGCTGGCATTCTCTGCACTCTACTTAGGAATCATTGTGGGAAATCTCTTCATTGTCATTTTGGTAATTGCTGACTCACATTTACATTCACCTATGTACTTCCTGTTGGCTAACCTGTCTTTGAATGATGTGTGGGTTTCCTCTACCACAGTTCCCAAGATGATCTCAGATCTTCTGAAAGAACACAGAGTAATTTCTTTCTGCAGTTGTATGACTCAGATGTGCTTTATCCACATTATGGGAGGAGTGGAGATGGTGCTGCTCATAGCCATGGCATTTGACAGGTACACAGCCATCTGTAAGCCTCTGCGCTACTTGAGTATCATGAGTCCTAAAATATGCATTTCATTTGTAATTGCTGGCTGGGTCACAGGTGTGGTCCATGCCCTGTCCCAGTTCTCTTTTGTTATAAACCTGCCTTTTTGTGGTCCTAACGAAGTAGACAGCTTTTACTGTGACTTCCCTCGGATCATACAACTCGCATGCACTGATGGAGGCAAGTTTGAATTCATCATTGCTGCCAACAGTGGCTTCATGAGCATGGGGaccttcttcctgcttctcctctcctatATGTTCATTTTGATCACTGTTTGGAAAAGGTCTTCAGGGGATTTATCAAAGGCACTTGTCACTCTATCAGCACACATCACTgtggttgttcttttttttactcCATGTATATTTCTCTATGTGTGGCCTTTCCCCACATCAGCAGTTGACAAATACCTGTTTATTGCTGACTTTGCCATCACACCTGCCTTGAATCCTGTCATCTATACATTGAGGAACAAAGATATATGGATATCAATCCAAAGATTATACAAAAGAGTTGGTTATGACAGATTTTGCTGA
- the LOC119815242 gene encoding olfactory receptor 4F3/4F16/4F29-like yields the protein MDQTNDTVVFEFVLLGLSGSWKTTIFIISTFSLLYLSIIMGNLLIVFLVITDSHLQSPMYFLLANLSVIDVGLSSTTVPKMISDLLKECKVISFHSCMTQACFIHIMGGGEMVLLIAMAFDRYTAICKPLHYLRIMSPKLCILFVIISWVTGVVHALAQFSFVINLPFCGPNKVDSFCCDFPRIVQLACADGDKFELVVAANSGFISMGTFFLLLLSYMFILITVWKRSSGDLSKALVTLSAHITVVILFFTPCMFIYVWPFPTSSIDKYLFIVDFVITPALNPVIYTLRNKDIMVAIKRLCNVTGYDKYC from the coding sequence ATGGATCAAACAAACGACACTGTAGTTTTTGAGTTTGTGTTGTTGGGACTCTCTGGTTCCTGGAAGACTACAATTTTTATCATATCcactttttctttgctctatttAAGCATTATCATGGGAaatcttcttattgtctttttGGTAATTACTGACTCCCACTTACAGTCTCCTATGTACTTTCTTCTGGCCAACCTGTCCGTCATTGATGTTGGACTTTCTTCTACCACAGTTCCCAAGATGATCTCAGATCTTCTGAAAGAATGCAAAGTAATTTCTTTCCACAGTTGTATGACTCAGGCATGTTTTATCCACattatgggaggaggggagatggtGCTGCTCATAGCCATGGCATTTGACAGGTACACAGCTATCTGTAAGCCACTACACTACTTGAGAATCATGAGCCCTAAattatgcattttatttgtaATCATTAGCTGGGTCACTGGTGTGGTCCATGCCCTGGcccagttttcctttgttataaacCTGCCTTTTTGTGGTCCTAACAAAGTAGACAGCTTTTGCTGTGACTTTCCTCGGATTGTACAACTAGCATGTGCTGATGGAGACAAGTTTGAGCTTGTTGTTGCTGCCAACAGTGGCTTCATAAGCATGGGGaccttcttcctgcttctcctctcctatATGTTCATTTTGATCACTGTCTGGAAAAGGTCCTCAGGGGATTTATCAAAGGCACTTGTAACTCTGTCAGCACACATCACTgtagttattctttttttcactccatgcatgtttatatatgtatggcCTTTCCCCACATCATCAATTGACAAATACCTGTTTATTGTTGACTTTGTCATCACCCCTGCCCTGAATCCTGTCATCTATACACTCAGGAACAAAGATATAATGGTAGCAATCAAAAGACTGTGCAATGTGACTGGTTATGACAAATATTGCTGA